The following coding sequences are from one Brooklawnia cerclae window:
- the speB gene encoding agmatinase gives MSEHTHDHDHDHHTHELWPDGFWEQPPRLGTGLEGHGAVDDFNQGRKPGPIFVNRRAEGGFSGIQTFAKLPVCLTPEDLVAGEMDVAICGVPWDSTATGRTGTNHGPLAIRMCDYKGGYGRPHFELETHVDALEELNVCDYGDAPIKVGNTPATFEGIRKFIGTIVESDTIPIIMGGDHAITWPCATAVADHYGYGKVGIVHFDAHADTGADMPGSLASHGTPMRKLIESGAVPGKNFVQVGLRGYWPEQETLDWMDEQQMRTHFMAEIIHDGFDKVLQRAVDQALDQADHLYVSLDVDVTDPAFAPGTGTPEPGGLTSINVLTAVRRLAAEVGIVAMDVVEVSPPYDDRGQITSLLANRAIRETLTGIAMRRQGLTDPHYAHPYALGQGLDSQGNPRNQIFRDEK, from the coding sequence ATGTCGGAACACACACACGATCACGATCACGACCACCACACCCACGAACTCTGGCCCGACGGATTCTGGGAGCAGCCGCCGCGGCTGGGCACCGGCCTGGAAGGCCACGGCGCGGTCGACGACTTCAATCAGGGACGCAAACCCGGGCCGATCTTCGTCAACCGCCGCGCTGAGGGAGGCTTCTCCGGCATCCAGACCTTCGCGAAACTGCCGGTCTGCCTGACCCCCGAGGACCTCGTCGCCGGCGAGATGGACGTCGCCATCTGCGGCGTCCCCTGGGACTCCACCGCCACGGGCCGCACCGGCACCAACCACGGCCCGCTCGCGATCCGCATGTGCGACTACAAGGGCGGATACGGACGACCGCACTTCGAGCTGGAGACCCACGTCGACGCGTTGGAAGAGCTCAACGTCTGCGACTACGGGGACGCGCCGATCAAGGTCGGCAACACCCCGGCCACCTTCGAGGGCATCCGCAAGTTCATCGGCACCATCGTCGAGTCGGACACGATCCCGATCATCATGGGTGGCGACCACGCCATCACCTGGCCCTGCGCCACCGCCGTCGCCGACCACTACGGCTACGGCAAGGTCGGCATCGTCCACTTCGACGCCCACGCCGACACCGGTGCGGACATGCCGGGGTCGCTGGCGTCCCACGGCACCCCGATGCGCAAGCTCATCGAATCCGGCGCGGTCCCCGGCAAGAACTTCGTCCAGGTCGGCCTGCGCGGCTACTGGCCGGAGCAGGAGACCCTGGACTGGATGGATGAGCAGCAGATGCGCACCCACTTCATGGCCGAGATCATCCACGACGGGTTCGACAAGGTGCTCCAACGCGCCGTCGATCAGGCCCTCGACCAGGCCGATCACCTCTACGTCTCGCTCGACGTCGACGTCACCGATCCCGCGTTCGCTCCCGGCACCGGCACCCCGGAGCCCGGCGGCCTGACCAGCATCAACGTCCTCACCGCAGTGAGGCGACTGGCGGCCGAGGTCGGCATCGTCGCCATGGACGTCGTCGAGGTCTCACCCCCCTACGACGACCGCGGGCAGATCACCTCGCTGCTGGCCAACCGCGCCATCCGCGAGACCCTCACCGGGATCGCCATGCGCCGCCAGGGGCTCACCGACCCCCACTACGCGCATCCCTACGCCCTGGGCCAGGGGCTCGACAGCCAGGGCAACCCCCGCAACCAGATCTTCCGCGACGAGAAGTAG
- the speB gene encoding agmatinase, whose amino-acid sequence MAENTPEPHEHEHDHEHDHGHHHELWPEGFWVQPPRLGKGLEGHGAVDDFNKDRKPGPIYVNRRAEGGFSGIQTFAKLPVCLTPEDLVAGEMDVAICGVPWDSTAGGRSGTNHGPLAIRMCDYVGGYGFPHSHLDVRVDALADLNVCDYGDSPIKVGNTPATFEGIRKFVGTIVESDAIPIIMGGDHAITWPCATAVADHYGYGKVGIVHFDAHADTGDDMHGSLASHGTPMRKLIESGAVPGKNFVQVGLRGYWPDQELLNWMDTQQMRTHFMAEIIHDGFDKVLDRAIDEALDGADRLYLSLDIDVTDPGYAPGTGTPVAGGLTSIDVLTAVRRLAAEVGIVAMDVVEVSPPYDNQGQITVLLANRAIREALTGIAMRRRGLITPRYADPRSLWTEPGTEPPAN is encoded by the coding sequence ATGGCCGAAAACACTCCCGAGCCGCACGAGCACGAACATGACCACGAGCACGATCACGGTCACCACCACGAGCTGTGGCCGGAGGGCTTCTGGGTGCAGCCTCCCCGGTTGGGCAAAGGCCTCGAGGGCCACGGCGCGGTCGACGACTTCAACAAGGACCGCAAACCCGGCCCGATCTATGTCAACCGCCGCGCTGAGGGAGGCTTCTCCGGCATCCAGACCTTCGCCAAGCTCCCGGTCTGCCTGACCCCCGAGGACCTCGTCGCCGGCGAGATGGACGTCGCCATCTGCGGCGTCCCGTGGGACTCCACAGCTGGTGGACGAAGCGGCACCAACCACGGCCCGCTCGCGATCCGCATGTGCGACTACGTCGGCGGGTACGGGTTCCCCCACTCGCACCTCGACGTGCGCGTCGACGCGCTGGCCGATCTGAACGTCTGCGACTACGGCGATTCCCCGATCAAGGTCGGCAACACCCCGGCCACCTTCGAGGGCATCCGCAAGTTCGTCGGCACCATCGTCGAATCCGATGCCATCCCGATCATCATGGGCGGCGACCACGCCATCACCTGGCCCTGCGCCACCGCCGTCGCCGACCACTACGGCTACGGCAAGGTCGGCATCGTCCACTTCGACGCCCACGCCGACACCGGTGACGACATGCACGGCTCGCTGGCCTCCCACGGCACCCCGATGCGCAAGCTCATCGAATCCGGTGCGGTGCCCGGCAAGAACTTCGTCCAGGTCGGCCTGCGCGGCTACTGGCCCGACCAGGAGTTGCTCAACTGGATGGACACCCAGCAGATGCGCACCCACTTCATGGCCGAGATCATCCACGACGGGTTCGACAAAGTGCTCGACCGGGCGATCGACGAGGCCCTCGACGGGGCCGACCGCCTCTACCTCTCACTCGACATCGACGTCACCGACCCCGGTTACGCTCCCGGCACCGGCACCCCGGTGGCAGGTGGCCTGACCAGCATCGACGTCCTCACCGCGGTGAGGCGACTGGCGGCCGAGGTCGGCATCGTCGCCATGGACGTCGTCGAGGTCTCGCCCCCTTACGACAACCAGGGTCAGATCACCGTCCTGCTGGCCAACCGCGCCATCCGCGAGGCGCTCACCGGAATCGCGATGCGCCGGCGCGGCCTGATCACCCCCAGGTACGCCGATCCCCGCTCGCTGTGGACCGAACCGGGCACCGAACCCCCGGCCAACTGA
- a CDS encoding LacI family DNA-binding transcriptional regulator has product MADKRPGRVTLKDVAKAAGVSIGTASDALAGRGRMTKQTRDRVAETATELGYVASALGKGLRTGRTNAIGVHHQNAVTALSTPYFRDFLAGAIAIAQHHDYDLTVLSSNWVEPRRTAPRVDGIIIIDPIGDDTRARELMTYDLPVVAGEHLPEGMPKCAVVAADHRGAVETILATVIEQGVHEPLIISPDRNSGWGDELRRVFDDWCAHNGLVGSLREVRFADRDPEAFRSWVTTELRARPGIDFILTASTAAARGALRAVADQGRVPGRDVLVACCSDDPSLLQAEPAVTAVDLPARSLGAACARWLFEMLDDPAEAANAPGALRTVPAHVSFRASTSGRTTAGSAIVRP; this is encoded by the coding sequence ATGGCCGACAAGCGGCCCGGCAGGGTCACCTTGAAGGACGTCGCCAAAGCGGCAGGCGTCTCCATCGGCACCGCGTCGGACGCCCTCGCCGGGCGCGGGCGCATGACCAAGCAGACCCGCGACCGGGTGGCCGAGACGGCCACGGAGTTGGGCTATGTCGCCAGCGCGCTGGGAAAGGGGCTGCGGACAGGGCGCACCAACGCCATCGGCGTCCATCATCAGAATGCGGTGACGGCCTTGTCGACCCCGTACTTCCGCGACTTCCTCGCCGGCGCGATCGCCATCGCGCAGCATCACGACTACGACCTGACAGTGCTGTCCAGCAACTGGGTCGAGCCCAGGCGCACCGCACCCCGCGTCGACGGGATCATCATCATCGACCCCATCGGGGACGACACCCGGGCCCGCGAACTCATGACGTACGACCTGCCCGTGGTGGCCGGCGAGCATCTGCCCGAGGGGATGCCGAAATGCGCCGTGGTCGCCGCCGACCATCGCGGGGCGGTGGAGACGATCCTCGCCACGGTGATCGAGCAGGGGGTGCACGAGCCGCTCATCATCAGCCCCGACCGCAACAGTGGCTGGGGCGACGAGCTGCGGCGTGTCTTCGACGACTGGTGCGCGCACAACGGCCTGGTGGGCAGCCTCCGGGAGGTGCGCTTCGCCGACCGCGACCCCGAGGCCTTCCGGTCGTGGGTCACCACCGAACTGAGGGCGCGTCCCGGGATCGACTTCATCCTGACAGCCTCGACCGCGGCCGCACGTGGCGCGTTGCGCGCCGTCGCCGATCAGGGACGCGTCCCCGGGCGCGACGTGCTCGTCGCCTGTTGTTCGGACGATCCCTCCCTGCTCCAGGCGGAGCCGGCGGTGACCGCGGTGGATCTGCCGGCACGCTCGCTGGGCGCGGCCTGCGCCAGGTGGCTGTTCGAGATGCTGGACGACCCCGCCGAGGCCGCGAACGCACCCGGGGCACTGCGCACGGTGCCGGCACACGTCAGTTTCCGGGCTTCGACTAGCGGAAGGACCACGGCGGGCTCCGCGATCGTCCGGCCGTAG
- a CDS encoding DUF559 domain-containing protein, with product MSVGRAEDAADEIPTLAGYPQAAGIWAPTGALTHHPGMDPLIVDALERGRGVLMRACEPGLAGRIDAARKRGELVSVLPGVYAPSDAAARLDVRARAACVRDPDAIVVGAAAAWLHGWEALGQPDEVAVATHVLRRRPGFRFERRDVPPELLGRVHGIPVTSAPLTAVELIPERGPDAVNVALRSGVRLSELWTAFERMPGRRGNAVRREVLLDSRDSPWSAAERRAHRALRDRGIDGWATNHPVRAASSSRIVAYADVAFPLLWLDIEIDGRGYHDSDNAFVSDRARDERLALLGWQVVRFAASRVFADPDGFADAVAALVEVRARQLGR from the coding sequence GTGTCGGTAGGACGCGCCGAGGACGCCGCGGACGAGATCCCGACTCTCGCCGGTTATCCACAGGCTGCCGGAATCTGGGCACCGACGGGTGCGCTCACCCACCATCCAGGCATGGATCCACTCATCGTCGATGCCCTCGAACGCGGTCGAGGGGTGCTGATGCGCGCCTGCGAACCCGGGCTGGCCGGACGCATCGACGCCGCACGCAAGCGGGGCGAACTGGTCTCCGTCCTCCCGGGTGTCTATGCGCCCTCCGACGCCGCGGCAAGGCTCGATGTCAGGGCGCGAGCGGCCTGCGTCCGCGACCCCGATGCGATCGTCGTCGGGGCGGCCGCGGCCTGGCTGCATGGCTGGGAGGCACTCGGGCAGCCGGACGAGGTGGCCGTCGCGACCCACGTGCTGCGCCGGCGTCCGGGTTTCCGATTCGAACGCCGGGACGTGCCCCCGGAGCTGCTCGGCCGGGTTCACGGCATTCCGGTGACCTCGGCGCCGTTGACCGCAGTGGAGTTGATTCCGGAGCGCGGGCCTGATGCCGTCAACGTGGCACTACGCAGCGGCGTGCGCCTGAGCGAACTATGGACGGCCTTCGAGCGGATGCCGGGCCGACGCGGCAACGCCGTCCGGCGTGAGGTGCTGCTCGACTCGCGCGACAGCCCCTGGTCGGCGGCCGAGCGTCGCGCCCATCGCGCGCTGCGGGACCGGGGAATCGACGGCTGGGCGACGAACCATCCCGTCAGGGCGGCATCGTCGTCCCGGATCGTCGCCTACGCGGACGTCGCCTTCCCGCTGCTGTGGCTCGACATCGAGATCGACGGTCGCGGATACCACGACAGCGACAACGCCTTCGTCTCCGATCGTGCCCGCGACGAGCGGTTGGCCCTGCTGGGGTGGCAGGTCGTCCGGTTCGCGGCTTCCCGGGTGTTCGCCGACCCTGACGGGTTCGCGGACGCCGTGGCCGCGCTCGTCGAGGTGAGGGCGCGTCAGCTGGGACGATGA
- the pdxT gene encoding pyridoxal 5'-phosphate synthase glutaminase subunit PdxT, translating into MTTVGVLALQGGVREHERLLESLGVGVAPLRTPSDLTGPDGLRVDGVVLPGGESSTIDRLLRTFGLFEPLRAAIAGGLPTLGTCAGLVLLARRVLDPAPGQQSLAVLDVTVRRNAFGPQVDSAETDLATAYGSARVAFIRAPMVAAQGTGVQVLARRGDAVVAVRQGAITGIAFHPELTGEPLFHRRLLDDVEGRVQAA; encoded by the coding sequence ATGACCACCGTCGGCGTCCTGGCGCTCCAGGGCGGGGTGCGCGAGCACGAACGCCTCCTGGAGTCGCTCGGCGTGGGCGTCGCGCCGCTGCGGACACCGTCCGACCTCACCGGGCCCGACGGGCTGCGGGTGGACGGGGTGGTGCTGCCCGGCGGGGAGTCGTCCACGATCGACAGGCTGCTGCGCACCTTCGGGCTCTTCGAGCCCCTGCGGGCGGCGATCGCCGGCGGCCTGCCGACGCTCGGCACCTGCGCCGGCCTCGTCCTGCTCGCCCGGCGTGTCCTCGACCCCGCCCCGGGGCAGCAGTCGCTCGCCGTGCTGGACGTGACCGTGCGCCGCAACGCCTTCGGGCCCCAGGTCGACTCCGCCGAGACCGATCTGGCAACCGCATACGGGTCTGCCCGGGTCGCGTTCATCCGTGCGCCGATGGTCGCCGCCCAGGGGACGGGGGTGCAGGTGCTGGCACGCCGGGGGGACGCGGTGGTGGCGGTGCGGCAGGGAGCGATCACGGGGATCGCCTTCCACCCCGAGCTCACCGGGGAACCTCTGTTCCACCGCAGGCTGCTCGACGACGTCGAGGGACGCGTCCAGGCTGCCTGA
- the pdxS gene encoding pyridoxal 5'-phosphate synthase lyase subunit PdxS: MEPMTTVTGSPLVKRGLADMLKGGVIMDVVTPEQARIAEDAGAVAVMALERVPADIRAQGGVARMSDPDLISAIIDAVSIPVMAKARIGHFVEAQVLEHLKVDYIDESEVLSPADYAHHIDKHAFTVPFVCGATNLGEALRRIAEGAAMIRSKGEAGTGDVSEATKHIRTIRHEIAVLKATWESQPDELYVAAKELHAPYDLVREVAQAGALPVVLFTAGGVATPADAALMMQLGSDGVFVGSGIFKSGNPAARAAAIVKATALFNDPAAIAEASRGLGEAMVGINVADLPAPHRLAERGW, translated from the coding sequence ATGGAGCCCATGACGACAGTGACGGGCTCCCCCCTGGTCAAGCGGGGACTGGCAGACATGCTCAAGGGCGGTGTGATCATGGACGTGGTCACCCCCGAACAGGCCCGGATCGCGGAGGACGCGGGCGCGGTCGCGGTGATGGCGCTCGAGCGCGTCCCCGCCGACATCCGCGCGCAGGGGGGCGTGGCCAGGATGAGCGATCCCGACCTGATCAGCGCGATCATCGACGCGGTGTCGATCCCGGTGATGGCCAAGGCGCGCATCGGGCACTTCGTCGAGGCCCAGGTACTGGAGCACCTCAAGGTCGACTACATCGACGAGTCCGAGGTGCTCTCCCCCGCCGACTACGCACATCACATCGACAAGCATGCGTTCACCGTTCCCTTCGTCTGCGGAGCCACGAACCTCGGCGAGGCCCTGCGCCGCATCGCCGAGGGCGCCGCGATGATCCGCTCGAAGGGCGAGGCCGGCACCGGCGACGTCTCCGAGGCCACGAAGCACATCCGCACGATCCGGCACGAGATCGCCGTCCTCAAGGCCACCTGGGAGTCGCAACCGGACGAGTTGTACGTCGCAGCCAAGGAACTCCACGCCCCGTACGACCTGGTGCGCGAGGTCGCCCAGGCCGGGGCGCTGCCCGTGGTGCTGTTCACCGCGGGTGGGGTGGCGACCCCCGCGGACGCCGCGCTGATGATGCAGCTGGGCTCCGACGGTGTGTTCGTCGGATCCGGCATCTTCAAGTCGGGCAACCCGGCGGCCCGGGCCGCGGCGATCGTGAAGGCGACCGCCCTGTTCAACGATCCCGCGGCGATCGCGGAGGCCTCCCGAGGGCTCGGCGAGGCCATGGTCGGCATCAACGTCGCCGACCTCCCCGCACCCCACCGGCTGGCCGAACGGGGCTGGTGA
- a CDS encoding aminotransferase class I/II-fold pyridoxal phosphate-dependent enzyme, translating into MRSVPEITVPLHVDAALRDPLPVQLVGQFRTLIADAVLAPGDAVPSSRALATYLGVSRGSVVAAYDQLLAEGYLSAAAGRSTVVNPQLLRVHPRPARHSRPAPRDPLPELDLRPGQPWTGDVTGPAWRAAWRRASALPVVPSVPPLGLPELRDSWSEHLRRMRAVVCDPGRIAVTSGGREGLSLLLLALGRQVGRPLRVGVEDPGYPSLRRVPPRYGATIVPVAVDDHGLRVDDLPSGPDVPDLLLVTPSHQYPLGGSLPADRRQILLEWARQNQVVIVEDDYDSELRYTSQPLPALAALDDPADGRVVLLGTLSKILTPALAVGFLALPDWLVPAVADTRRELGQPVGLVAQRAVADYLGSGALRLHTQRMRNRYRRLRARVVAELSGVPGLHVHPMDGGLHAVVESSRPTGEVVAELAAAGVWVSPLSEYWAGTGTRQGIVFGFGAVSEEDLVRGLRLIAAAMASTGSTIVSTGSTGVATGSATVSTGSTGVATGSATVSTGSTGVATGSATVSTGSTGVSTGSTGVATDSTVAPISGP; encoded by the coding sequence ATGCGCAGCGTTCCCGAGATCACCGTCCCGCTCCATGTGGACGCGGCCCTCCGCGACCCGCTCCCCGTCCAACTCGTCGGCCAGTTCCGTACGCTGATCGCCGATGCGGTGCTCGCGCCGGGGGACGCGGTGCCGTCGAGCCGGGCTCTGGCGACCTACCTCGGCGTCTCCCGGGGTTCGGTGGTCGCGGCCTACGATCAGCTCCTCGCCGAGGGATACCTGAGCGCCGCGGCGGGGCGCTCCACCGTGGTCAACCCGCAACTGCTCCGCGTGCATCCGCGTCCGGCCCGCCACTCCCGGCCCGCACCGCGTGACCCGCTCCCCGAACTCGACCTGCGTCCCGGGCAGCCGTGGACAGGTGACGTGACCGGACCCGCATGGCGGGCGGCCTGGCGCCGGGCCTCCGCGCTCCCGGTGGTTCCCAGTGTCCCGCCGCTGGGCCTCCCGGAGCTGAGAGACTCCTGGTCGGAGCACCTTCGGCGAATGCGGGCGGTGGTATGCGACCCCGGCCGGATAGCGGTGACCTCCGGTGGCCGCGAAGGCCTTTCCCTGCTGCTGCTCGCCCTGGGCAGGCAAGTAGGGCGTCCGCTCCGGGTGGGGGTGGAGGACCCCGGCTACCCCTCCCTGCGAAGGGTGCCTCCCCGATACGGGGCGACGATCGTCCCGGTGGCCGTCGACGATCACGGGCTGCGCGTGGACGATCTGCCCTCGGGCCCGGACGTCCCCGACCTGCTGCTGGTCACCCCGAGCCATCAGTACCCGCTCGGGGGCTCGCTCCCGGCCGACCGGCGGCAGATCCTGCTCGAATGGGCCCGGCAGAACCAGGTCGTGATCGTCGAGGACGACTACGACTCCGAACTGCGCTACACCTCCCAGCCCCTGCCGGCGCTGGCGGCACTCGACGACCCCGCCGACGGGCGTGTGGTGCTTCTGGGGACCCTGTCGAAGATCCTCACCCCGGCCCTTGCGGTGGGTTTCCTCGCGCTCCCCGACTGGCTGGTCCCGGCTGTCGCGGACACTCGTCGGGAGCTGGGGCAGCCGGTCGGCCTGGTCGCCCAACGGGCGGTGGCCGACTACCTCGGCAGCGGTGCGCTGCGGTTGCACACCCAGCGCATGCGCAATCGCTACCGGCGGCTGCGGGCGCGCGTCGTCGCGGAGCTGTCCGGCGTCCCCGGTCTGCACGTTCACCCCATGGACGGCGGTCTGCACGCCGTCGTCGAGTCGTCGCGTCCCACCGGCGAGGTCGTGGCCGAACTCGCCGCTGCCGGGGTGTGGGTGAGCCCGCTGTCGGAGTACTGGGCGGGCACCGGCACCCGGCAGGGCATCGTCTTCGGTTTCGGCGCGGTCAGCGAGGAGGACCTGGTGAGGGGGCTGAGGCTGATCGCGGCCGCGATGGCTTCGACAGGCTCAACCATCGTTTCGACGGGCTCAACGGGCGTTGCGACGGGCTCAGCTACCGTTTCGACGGGCTCAACGGGCGTTGCGACGGGCTCAGCTACCGTTTCGACGGGCTCAACGGGCGTTGCGACGGGCTCAGCTACCGTTTCGACGGGCTCAACGGGCGTTTCGACAGGCTCAACGGGCGTTGCGACGGACTCAACCGTCGCGCCGATCAGCGGTCCCTGA
- a CDS encoding BadF/BadG/BcrA/BcrD ATPase family protein, translated as MDGTRRPPRGSRDTDLLCLDAGQSGARAAMADAIHPALDLPGLITDQPVVPQLAERVRAAREHGLRAQAVAIGSSALPADGGADELLGLLTPDGITRLWLAHDSVTNYLATVGDRPGVAVAAGTGVVTLASGPGGVARVDGWGYLIGDAGSGYWIGRAGLDAVMRAEDGRGPATALTPLVRGDFDSLPGAYLELQADDAKVARIASYAKVITDLADRDDVCHRICASAAAELAHSALTGATRVGLTSAPDAVVGMSGNIFRSKVIADEFVRLVSAGLPTARFTRRDAGSLTGVARLSGLGGSSALAGFVQMAGPSTSSGTADRRDG; from the coding sequence GTGGATGGCACGCGACGCCCACCGCGGGGCTCACGCGACACCGATCTGCTCTGTCTGGACGCCGGGCAGAGCGGTGCGCGCGCCGCGATGGCCGACGCCATCCACCCGGCTCTCGACCTTCCAGGGCTGATCACCGACCAGCCCGTCGTCCCACAGCTCGCCGAGCGCGTCCGCGCAGCCCGCGAACACGGATTGCGGGCGCAGGCGGTCGCCATCGGCTCGTCCGCCCTGCCCGCCGACGGCGGCGCCGACGAGTTGCTCGGGCTGCTCACCCCCGACGGCATCACACGTCTGTGGCTCGCCCACGACTCGGTCACCAACTACCTCGCGACCGTCGGGGACCGCCCGGGTGTCGCGGTCGCCGCGGGCACCGGAGTGGTCACACTCGCCTCCGGGCCCGGAGGCGTGGCGCGAGTCGACGGCTGGGGATATCTCATCGGTGACGCCGGATCGGGCTACTGGATCGGCCGGGCAGGCCTGGACGCCGTCATGCGCGCCGAGGACGGCCGCGGGCCCGCCACCGCGCTGACTCCCCTCGTCCGAGGCGACTTCGACAGCCTTCCCGGCGCCTACCTGGAGTTGCAGGCCGACGACGCCAAAGTCGCCCGCATCGCGTCCTACGCCAAAGTGATTACCGACCTGGCCGACCGGGACGACGTGTGTCACCGGATCTGTGCGTCCGCTGCGGCCGAACTCGCCCACTCGGCGCTCACGGGGGCCACCCGGGTCGGGCTGACGTCCGCGCCCGATGCTGTTGTGGGCATGTCAGGCAACATCTTCCGGTCGAAGGTGATCGCCGACGAGTTCGTCCGGCTCGTGTCGGCCGGGCTGCCGACCGCCCGGTTCACGCGACGCGACGCCGGGAGTCTCACGGGCGTCGCGCGTCTTTCCGGCCTCGGTGGGAGCTCGGCATTGGCGGGGTTCGTGCAGATGGCGGGCCCTTCGACAAGCTCAGGGACCGCTGATCGGCGCGACGGTTGA
- a CDS encoding aldehyde dehydrogenase family protein has protein sequence MSTISPEVVRQVVQEVVKEVVGRSQAAPTPVGDGIFADMDSAVTAADTAWRTYLECSMKDRARFIQAIRDVTSLPENVEYMARATVEETGMGRVDDKITKNRAAALYTPGIEDLITEAWSGDDGLTTVEISPFGVIGAITPTTNPTETIINNTIGMLAAGNAVVFSPHPRATKISHWLIRKINAALAEAGAPANLVVTVEKPSIENTNAMMSHKLVRLLVATGGPGIVKTVLSSGKKAIGAGAGNPPAVVDQTADIVRAAKDIVDGASFDNNLLCTAEKEVLAVECVADLLKFEMLKHGVYELKDPAKLAQLEALVVNGSRPVTDWVGKNATALLTAVGVEAPSGTRLIIAEVPFEHPFVQVELMMPILPIVRVKNVDEAIDLAVKAEHGNRHTAIMHSSDVNALTRMAKRIQTTIFVKNGPSYAGIGLGGEGYTTFTIAGPTGEGLTSARSFARRRRCVLVGGMNVR, from the coding sequence ATGTCCACCATCAGCCCGGAGGTCGTCCGCCAGGTTGTCCAGGAAGTCGTCAAAGAGGTCGTCGGCCGCAGCCAGGCGGCGCCGACCCCGGTCGGCGACGGCATCTTCGCCGACATGGACTCGGCCGTCACCGCAGCCGACACGGCCTGGCGCACGTACCTGGAATGCTCGATGAAGGACAGGGCCCGGTTCATCCAGGCCATCCGCGACGTCACCTCACTCCCGGAGAACGTGGAGTACATGGCCCGGGCCACCGTCGAGGAGACCGGGATGGGCCGGGTGGACGACAAGATCACGAAGAACAGGGCCGCCGCGCTGTACACCCCCGGCATCGAGGACCTGATCACCGAGGCATGGTCGGGCGACGACGGACTGACCACGGTCGAGATCTCGCCGTTCGGTGTGATCGGTGCGATCACCCCCACGACCAACCCCACCGAGACCATCATCAACAACACCATCGGCATGCTCGCTGCCGGCAACGCGGTCGTGTTCAGCCCCCATCCGCGCGCCACGAAGATCTCCCACTGGCTGATCAGGAAGATCAACGCCGCGCTCGCCGAGGCCGGGGCACCCGCCAACCTGGTGGTGACGGTCGAGAAGCCCTCGATCGAGAACACCAACGCGATGATGTCCCACAAGCTCGTCCGCCTGCTGGTCGCCACGGGTGGACCCGGGATCGTGAAGACCGTGCTGTCCAGCGGTAAGAAGGCGATCGGCGCGGGCGCCGGCAACCCGCCCGCCGTGGTCGACCAGACCGCGGACATCGTCCGGGCCGCCAAGGACATCGTCGACGGTGCGAGCTTCGACAACAACCTGCTCTGCACCGCCGAGAAGGAGGTGCTGGCCGTCGAGTGCGTCGCCGACCTGCTGAAGTTCGAGATGCTCAAGCACGGTGTCTACGAGTTGAAGGATCCCGCGAAGCTGGCACAACTGGAAGCGCTCGTGGTGAACGGCTCACGTCCGGTGACCGACTGGGTCGGCAAGAACGCCACCGCGCTTCTGACCGCGGTGGGCGTCGAGGCACCGTCCGGTACGCGGTTGATCATCGCCGAGGTGCCGTTCGAGCATCCCTTCGTCCAGGTCGAGCTGATGATGCCGATCCTGCCGATCGTGCGGGTGAAGAACGTGGACGAGGCGATCGACCTGGCGGTCAAGGCCGAGCACGGCAACCGCCACACCGCGATCATGCACTCGTCCGATGTGAACGCCCTGACCAGGATGGCCAAGCGCATCCAGACGACCATCTTCGTCAAGAACGGCCCCTCGTACGCGGGCATCGGCCTGGGCGGCGAGGGCTACACGACGTTCACGATCGCGGGCCCGACCGGTGAGGGGCTGACGTCCGCACGCAGCTTCGCGCGCCGCCGCCGCTGCGTGCTCGTCGGCGGCATGAACGTGCGCTGA